In Candidatus Rokuibacteriota bacterium, the genomic stretch CCGGCTTCACGCTGCTGCCTCAGCGGGGCGCCGATCTCACGGCGCGGCTCACGGCCGTCTTTGACCAGCTCTTCCGGAGCGGCTGCGATGCCGCCATCGTGATCGACAGCGATACGCCGACGCTGCCGACGGAGCGCCTCGAGCGCGCCGTGGCCGTCATGAGCGGCGGCGGGCACGACCTCGTGCTCGGGCCCAGCGAGGACGGCGGCTACTACCTAATAGGCCTGCGCCGGCTCCACCCGGAGCTTTTCGAGGGCATGCAGTGGAGCACCCCGAGCGTGCTGGAGGAGACCCTGCGGCGAGCCCGAGCTCTCGGACTCAGCGCGACCAAGCTTCCCGCGTGGTACGACGTGGACACGGCGGCGGATCTGGTACGGCTCCAGGCCGACCTCGCGGTTGGGCCTCCCGGCGGGCCGCGCCACACGCGGCGTTTCGTCCTGGAACGGCTCGCGGGGCGAACCGCCGGGGCCGGTGGGAGCATTTAAGTGGCCATGATCGCTGAGCAGCAGCGGCTGCTCGAGGCGGAAGCGCGCTCGGCCCACTGGCGGCGCTGGGGCCCGCACTGGTGCGGCCTGATTCCCTTCCGCGAGTACTTCCACGGCGACAACGGCGCCGGCATCGGCGCCAGCGAGCAGACGGGCTGGACGGGTCTCGTGGCCAAGCTGCTCCAGCAGAGCGGGGAGTAGCCGGCACGGGCGCCATGATCCTCGCCGGCGACGTCGGAGGCACCAAGACCCTGCTCGCCGTTTTCGATCCCGGCGCCGGGATGTCCATCGTCCGCGAAGCGACCCTGCCGAGCCGAGAGATCGAGACCCTCGAGAGCGCCGTCGAGGCGTTTCTCCTGGGCGCGCCGCGGCTGAAGGTCGGCGCGGCCTGCCTGGGCGTTGCGGGCCCCGTCGTGGACGGGCACTGCGTCGCCACGAACCTGCCGTGGGAGATCCACGAGCGCCGCCTCGCGGTGGCGGTGGGCGCGCCGGCGAGGCTCATCAACGATCTCGAGGCGGCGGCGCACGGCGTCCTCACGCTGCCGCCGGAGAAGTTCCTCGTCCTCCAGTCGGGCACGCCCAACCCTGGACGCAACATGGCGCTGATCGCCGCCGGAACGGGCCTGGGTCAGGCCCTCATGGTCCCGGACGGGCAGGGGTACCGTGTCGTGCCATCCGAAGGCGGCCACGCCGATTTCGCCCCGCGGGACGAGACCCAGGTGGACCTCTATCGCTTCCTCAGGGCCGAGTTCGGCCACGTGAGCTGGGAGCGCGTGCTCTCGGGCCCGGGCCTCGCCAACATCTACCGGTTCCTCCAGACGCGCGCGGCGCATGCCGCGCCGGACTGGCTGCGCGCGGGGCTTCAGCGAGAGGACGCCGGCGCCGTGGTGGGCGAGGTGGGACTATCGGGCCGCGATCCAGTCTGCGCCGAGGCCCTCGACCTCTTCGTCTCGATCTACGGCGCCCAGGCGGGCAACCTCGCGCTCGAGACCCTGGCGTTGGGCGGGCTCGTCGTGGGCGGCGGCATCGCGCCGAAGATCCAGGCCAAGCTTTCCGACGGGCGCTTCACGGCGGCGTTCCGCGACAAGGGGCGCCTGGACTCCCTGCTCTCCACCGTGCCCGTGCGGGTAGCGCTGGACCCGCGCGCCCCGCTCTGGGGCGCGGCGCGTCTCGCAGCACTCATGGAAACGACATGAGCGCCGCCGGGCCTCTGCTTGACACCTTCTCTGCGGCGTCTCTACACTGCCGCGTGCACCCTGAGACCTACCGGAGCGCTGTGGGGTTGACCGGCCGCGCGGAGCATGTCGAGATGCCCGCGGAGATGAAGGCCCGGCTGCGGAGCCTCCTCCTGGACGAGCTCCGGGGCGGTCGGTCGTAGCGCGATGCCCCAGCCGGCCGGGCTCAGGCCCTCGCCTCCGTGCGCCATCGTCATCTTCGGCGCGGCGGGGGACCTGACCAAGCGCAAGCTCCTGCCCGCGATCTACAACCTCAAGGCCTCCGGGCTCCTGCCGCGGCAGCTCGCCGTCGTGGGCATGACGCGGAAGGAAAAGAGCCACGAGCAGTTCCGCGAAGAGCAGTCCAAGGACATCCGTGACTTCGCGACGCGCTCGGTGGACGACGCGCTCTGGAAGGAGATCAGGGGCGCGCTCTACCACCAGGCCGGCGAGTTCACCGACCCGGCGACCTACAGCAAGCTCGGCGCGCTCCTCAAGGACGTGGCGCGCGACAACGCCACGGGAGGCAACGTCCTCTTCTATCTCGCCACGCCGCCCGACTTCTTCGGCGAGATCGTCAAGCGCCTGGGCGAAGCGGGGCTGACCGGACAGGCGGACGACGCCTGGCGGCGCGTGGTGCTCGAGAAGCCCTTCGGCCGCGACCTCGACTCTGCCCGCGCGCTCAACGCGGAGCTGCGCTCCGTCCTCGAGGAGAGCCAGATCTACCGGATCGACCACTACCTGGGCAAGGAGACCGTGCAGAACATCATGGTCTTCCGCTTCGCCAATGGGCTCTTCGAGCCAGTCTGGAACCGCCGCTACGTCGACCACGTCCAGATCATGGTCGCCGAGACCGTGGGCGTGGAGGATCGCGGCAACTACTACGAGAAGGCGGGCGTCCTCCGGGACATGGTCCAGAACCACATGTTCCAGCTCCTGAACCTCGTCGCCATGGAACCGCCGACCTCCTTCCAGGCCGACGCGGTCCGCGACGAGAAGGTCAAGGTGCTCAAGGCCATCCGCTCCATGAAGCCCGAAGAGGTGCTCAAGCGAACGGTGCGCGGCCAGTACGGGCCCGGGGTTATCGGCGGCCAGCCCGTTGCCGGCTACCGGAGCGAG encodes the following:
- a CDS encoding TIGR04282 family arsenosugar biosynthesis glycosyltransferase; this translates as MGTRIALCIMAKAPEAGRVKTRLCPPLSPDDAAGLYRCFLLDKIAQAWEVAGVEPFLAHAPAQAAAVFEALAPGFTLLPQRGADLTARLTAVFDQLFRSGCDAAIVIDSDTPTLPTERLERAVAVMSGGGHDLVLGPSEDGGYYLIGLRRLHPELFEGMQWSTPSVLEETLRRARALGLSATKLPAWYDVDTAADLVRLQADLAVGPPGGPRHTRRFVLERLAGRTAGAGGSI
- the glk gene encoding glucokinase → MILAGDVGGTKTLLAVFDPGAGMSIVREATLPSREIETLESAVEAFLLGAPRLKVGAACLGVAGPVVDGHCVATNLPWEIHERRLAVAVGAPARLINDLEAAAHGVLTLPPEKFLVLQSGTPNPGRNMALIAAGTGLGQALMVPDGQGYRVVPSEGGHADFAPRDETQVDLYRFLRAEFGHVSWERVLSGPGLANIYRFLQTRAAHAAPDWLRAGLQREDAGAVVGEVGLSGRDPVCAEALDLFVSIYGAQAGNLALETLALGGLVVGGGIAPKIQAKLSDGRFTAAFRDKGRLDSLLSTVPVRVALDPRAPLWGAARLAALMETT
- the zwf gene encoding glucose-6-phosphate dehydrogenase, translated to MPQPAGLRPSPPCAIVIFGAAGDLTKRKLLPAIYNLKASGLLPRQLAVVGMTRKEKSHEQFREEQSKDIRDFATRSVDDALWKEIRGALYHQAGEFTDPATYSKLGALLKDVARDNATGGNVLFYLATPPDFFGEIVKRLGEAGLTGQADDAWRRVVLEKPFGRDLDSARALNAELRSVLEESQIYRIDHYLGKETVQNIMVFRFANGLFEPVWNRRYVDHVQIMVAETVGVEDRGNYYEKAGVLRDMVQNHMFQLLNLVAMEPPTSFQADAVRDEKVKVLKAIRSMKPEEVLKRTVRGQYGPGVIGGQPVAGYRSEPKVAPDSSTETYAALAVQVENWRWAGVPFYLRSGKRLGRRDTEIMIQFRRPPLLLFDQREDQVDPNRLVLHIQPEEGIEIQMKAKHPGPTMELNTVKLKFSYKEFGETSAATGYERLLYDSMVGDSTLFHRADMVEEAWRIATPILDVWASLTPRDFPNYAAGSWGPVAADALMGQDGRHWWLPT